The genomic segment TAGCTATTTCCATGTTCTTACTCCATCAACCTCTTCCCTTTCTTTGCTTCGGTATCCTAGTGAGTACTTACGTTATTTGGCGACACCAAAGTAATCTCCAGCGTCTGTTTGCGGGGACAGAGCCTCGTTTAGGTGACTCCATCCCTGTTGATTAGAAAATCAATTATACTGTTAAAACTTTTGCCAACAAGTCTGATGCGATCCGAAAGCCTGCTTCTTTAATCAACTGATCCATAATGGTTTCTAAAGACGAAAGCTCACCAGTTTGTTTAGCACGAATCAAAATACCTAAGATTCCTGTTACTTGGAGTCCTAAAGACTTAGCGATCTTTCGACCATCATGCTCATCCAATATTGTCCATTGGGCTTGTATTTCCAGCGCCAGAGCAATTGCTTCAGATTCCCCTTTATCTAAAGTTTGCCTCAACAGACGAATTAAAGAGACGTCACTTACTGATTGAACTTGAATCCAGCCCTGGGTGATTGCAATTCTAATTCTCTGAGAACCCGGTCTTTCTTCGTCCATCTTAAGTTCATCTAAGACGGCAGAAGGTATCTGGATTCGACCAAATTGTTGACGCAACAGAGAGAGTTGATCAACAATTGCTAGATTAAGAATTGGGGAAGTATTACTGACGACTAGCATAGTCAAGATCTTCTTCAAGATCCTTAAATGTATAGTGTCTGATAGCATCTCTTTTGGCAAGTAGCTGCCCAAATT from the Gloeocapsa sp. PCC 73106 genome contains:
- a CDS encoding DUF3368 domain-containing protein; amino-acid sequence: MLVVSNTSPILNLAIVDQLSLLRQQFGRIQIPSAVLDELKMDEERPGSQRIRIAITQGWIQVQSVSDVSLIRLLRQTLDKGESEAIALALEIQAQWTILDEHDGRKIAKSLGLQVTGILGILIRAKQTGELSSLETIMDQLIKEAGFRIASDLLAKVLTV